One genomic window of Kaistia geumhonensis includes the following:
- a CDS encoding elongation factor G codes for MTEARGSDAGRRAGPKAIALVGPFASGKTTLLEAMLARTGAIARPGSVQAATSVGDASPEARAHQMSVEINIAETGFLDDRITIFDCPGSVEFAHEAEAVLAAVDCAVVVVEADPRKMPALQTWLKQLEERGLPHFIFLNKIDRSELGVEETLAMLQAASGVPLLLRHIPIRQNDIVTGFVDLALERAFLYREQAPSEVIPLAGQERDREAAARYAMLEKLADYDDTLMEELLSDIEPSREHVFADLVADFRAGILCPVLIGSALHGHGIGRLMKAIRHEAPDVAATAARLGLDAGGDTVVQVVKTINAGHAGKLSVGRVLAGRVDEGAELNGPTGSVGRVSGVVRLLGQQMAKREAAAAGETAGFAKLDGARTGMTLSTGRAMPVQLAPLATPEPVIGVALAPAERRDEAKLAQALAKMIEESPALVIGHDAETGELRLGGQGEMHLRVTLERLAARYGLAIEQQAPAVPYRETIGKAASVRGRHKKQSGGHGQFGDCVLEVRPQPRGAGFLFEDAVTGGAIPRNYIPAVQAGVEDVLRKGPLGHPVVDVAVRLVDGSYHSVDSSDQAFRTAAQIGMREALEACQPVLLEPVLHVSIRVPSEAAPRVNMMVTQRRGQLLGFDARRGWPGWDVIEAEIPEAEMAGLIVELRSITAGAGSYVARFDHLAECHGRVAAEARRAGLHAA; via the coding sequence ATGACGGAGGCAAGAGGATCGGACGCCGGCAGAAGAGCCGGCCCCAAGGCGATCGCGCTGGTCGGCCCGTTCGCAAGCGGCAAGACGACGCTGCTCGAGGCGATGCTGGCGCGCACGGGAGCGATCGCGCGACCGGGCAGCGTCCAGGCCGCCACATCGGTCGGGGATGCCTCGCCAGAGGCGAGAGCTCATCAGATGAGCGTCGAGATCAACATCGCCGAGACCGGCTTTCTGGACGACCGCATCACCATCTTCGACTGTCCCGGCTCGGTCGAGTTCGCGCATGAGGCGGAGGCGGTCCTCGCCGCGGTCGATTGCGCCGTGGTGGTCGTCGAGGCGGATCCCCGCAAGATGCCGGCCCTGCAGACCTGGCTGAAGCAGCTGGAGGAGCGCGGCCTCCCGCATTTCATCTTCCTCAACAAGATCGACCGCAGCGAACTCGGCGTCGAGGAGACGTTGGCCATGCTTCAGGCCGCCAGTGGCGTGCCGCTGCTGCTGCGCCATATTCCGATCCGCCAGAACGACATCGTCACGGGATTCGTCGATCTCGCGCTCGAGCGGGCCTTCCTCTACCGCGAACAGGCGCCGAGCGAGGTGATCCCGCTTGCCGGCCAGGAGCGCGACCGCGAGGCTGCTGCCCGATATGCGATGCTGGAAAAGCTCGCCGACTATGACGACACGCTGATGGAGGAACTGCTCTCGGACATCGAGCCCTCGCGTGAGCATGTCTTCGCCGATCTCGTGGCCGACTTCCGCGCCGGCATCCTCTGCCCGGTGCTCATCGGCTCCGCCCTTCATGGCCATGGCATCGGCCGCCTGATGAAGGCGATCCGCCACGAGGCGCCGGATGTCGCAGCGACCGCGGCGCGGCTCGGTCTCGATGCCGGCGGCGATACGGTGGTGCAGGTCGTGAAGACCATCAATGCCGGCCATGCCGGGAAGCTCTCGGTCGGCCGGGTGCTTGCTGGACGCGTCGACGAGGGCGCCGAACTCAACGGCCCGACCGGCTCCGTCGGTCGCGTCTCCGGCGTCGTCCGCCTGCTCGGCCAGCAAATGGCAAAGCGAGAGGCGGCAGCGGCGGGCGAAACGGCCGGTTTCGCCAAGCTCGACGGCGCCCGAACCGGCATGACCCTTTCGACGGGTCGCGCGATGCCGGTCCAGCTTGCGCCGCTCGCGACACCGGAGCCCGTCATCGGGGTCGCGCTCGCGCCGGCGGAACGCAGGGACGAGGCGAAACTCGCGCAGGCGCTGGCGAAGATGATCGAGGAGAGTCCGGCTCTCGTCATCGGCCACGATGCCGAGACGGGGGAACTGCGCCTCGGCGGCCAAGGCGAGATGCATCTCCGCGTCACGCTGGAACGCCTCGCCGCGCGCTATGGTCTCGCGATCGAGCAACAGGCCCCGGCCGTTCCCTATCGCGAGACGATCGGCAAGGCGGCGAGCGTTCGCGGGCGGCATAAGAAGCAGTCCGGCGGCCACGGCCAGTTCGGCGACTGCGTGCTCGAGGTCCGGCCGCAGCCGCGCGGCGCCGGCTTCCTGTTCGAGGATGCGGTCACCGGAGGCGCCATCCCGCGCAACTACATCCCTGCCGTGCAGGCCGGCGTCGAGGACGTGCTGCGCAAGGGGCCGCTCGGCCATCCCGTCGTCGATGTCGCGGTGCGCCTCGTCGACGGCTCCTATCACAGCGTCGACTCCTCCGATCAAGCCTTCCGCACGGCGGCGCAGATCGGCATGCGCGAGGCGCTTGAGGCCTGCCAGCCCGTGCTGCTGGAGCCGGTGCTGCATGTCTCGATCCGCGTTCCCTCCGAGGCGGCGCCGCGCGTCAACATGATGGTCACTCAGCGGCGCGGCCAGTTGCTCGGCTTCGACGCGCGCCGCGGCTGGCCGGGCTGGGACGTCATCGAGGCGGAGATCCCCGAGGCGGAGATGGCGGGGCTGATCGTCGAACTCCGCTCGATCACCGCCGGCGCCGGCAGCTATGTCGCTCGTTTCGACCATCTCGCCGAATGCCACGGCCGCGTGGCGGCGGAAGCGCGACGCGCCGGCCTGCACGCCGCCTGA
- a CDS encoding DUF992 domain-containing protein yields the protein MKIAAVLAAALATAGVARAADMSQPMPYQDDERNGVKIGMLECDVGGGLGYVIGSAKELSCTFRSNKGRVETYTGNIKKLGVDIGWTRQGKIIWAVFAPVAGYHHGALSGLYLGATAEASVVAGVGANVLVGGTGGSIALQMISITGNIGLNAAAGGAALTLVPSA from the coding sequence ATGAAGATCGCTGCCGTGCTGGCCGCGGCGCTCGCCACCGCAGGCGTCGCCCGCGCCGCCGACATGTCCCAGCCGATGCCCTATCAGGACGACGAGCGCAACGGCGTGAAGATCGGCATGCTGGAATGCGATGTCGGCGGCGGCCTCGGCTATGTGATCGGCTCGGCCAAGGAGCTGTCCTGCACGTTCCGCTCGAACAAGGGCCGCGTCGAGACCTACACGGGCAACATCAAGAAGCTCGGTGTCGACATCGGCTGGACCCGTCAGGGCAAGATCATCTGGGCAGTGTTCGCTCCGGTCGCCGGCTATCATCATGGCGCCCTCTCCGGCCTCTATCTCGGCGCGACCGCCGAGGCGAGCGTCGTCGCAGGCGTCGGCGCCAATGTTCTCGTCGGCGGCACGGGCGGTTCGATCGCCCTGCAGATGATCAGCATAACGGGCAATATCGGCCTCAACGCCGCTGCCGGCGGCGCCGCGCTGACGCTCGTTCCGAGCGCCTGA
- a CDS encoding magnesium transporter CorA family protein encodes MLKAYVLAEGGPSPAALPPIEALGRGEAGGIGWVDLHTPDKTEEAAAEAFLGGLIPTQEELSEIEFSSRFYVEDDIVIMTASIIVGIDQGTPGLTPFSFALGRDKLVTLRYADMTAFKQFMQRSMKASSGCTSATGVFAALMEAFIDRSADVLERIAQSVDRLNSEIFDQRARRRQRNRRLAGAISGLGVQGDLASKTRESLASLERLVQYAAAMVPDPPKSKGTFAARLKLMLRDIRSLEDHANFVMNKITFLLDATLGLISTEQNKVISVLTIVSTVLLPPTLIGAIYGMNFEYMPELHWHVGYPAALGAMVLSAVLPYLYFKWRDWL; translated from the coding sequence ATGCTCAAAGCCTATGTTCTCGCCGAGGGCGGGCCGTCGCCGGCAGCGCTTCCGCCGATCGAGGCGCTGGGCCGTGGCGAGGCGGGGGGCATCGGCTGGGTCGATCTCCATACTCCCGACAAGACCGAGGAGGCCGCGGCGGAGGCGTTTCTCGGCGGGCTGATCCCGACGCAGGAGGAACTGAGCGAGATCGAGTTCTCGAGCCGGTTCTATGTCGAGGACGACATCGTCATCATGACCGCTAGCATCATCGTCGGCATTGACCAGGGCACCCCGGGGCTGACGCCCTTCTCCTTCGCGCTCGGCAGGGACAAGCTCGTCACGCTGCGCTATGCCGACATGACGGCCTTCAAGCAGTTCATGCAGCGCTCGATGAAGGCCAGCAGCGGCTGCACCAGCGCGACCGGCGTCTTCGCCGCGCTCATGGAGGCGTTCATCGACCGGTCGGCGGATGTTCTGGAGCGGATCGCGCAGTCGGTCGATCGCCTGAACTCGGAGATCTTCGACCAGCGGGCGAGAAGGCGTCAGCGCAACCGGCGCCTCGCGGGGGCGATCAGCGGCCTTGGTGTCCAGGGCGATCTCGCCTCCAAGACGCGCGAGAGCCTCGCCTCGCTCGAGCGGCTCGTCCAGTATGCGGCGGCGATGGTGCCGGATCCGCCGAAGAGCAAGGGCACGTTCGCCGCGCGGCTGAAGCTGATGCTGCGCGACATCCGCTCGCTGGAGGACCACGCCAATTTCGTCATGAACAAGATCACCTTCCTGCTCGACGCGACGCTCGGCCTGATCTCGACCGAGCAGAACAAGGTGATCAGCGTGCTGACGATCGTCTCGACGGTCCTGCTGCCGCCGACGCTGATCGGCGCCATCTATGGAATGAACTTCGAGTACATGCCCGAGTTGCACTGGCATGTCGGCTATCCGGCGGCGCTCGGCGCGATGGTGCTCTCCGCCGTGCTGCCCTACCTTTACTTCAAGTGGCGCGACTGGCTCTGA
- a CDS encoding phospholipase D-like domain-containing protein, producing the protein MIGTFLDSSSFALFLSLLHIAMAAAVTVHALLTRLAPQSTIAWIGLAWLSPYIGPVLYFLFGVNRVRRKAIKLSGPGSDIDAPTSRYALAPEDIEPEGGDEHLEPLAEFGLRLTGRPLLAGNALHPLVCGDEAYPEMCTAIDAAERSVAICSFIFHDDAGGGPIIDSLIAAHRRGVAVRVLVDGLGSGYLRSPAFQRLKAAGVPAARFMHEIAPWKMSFINLRTHKKVLVIDGRLGFTGGMNIASDNLFRVMDIPPKRAVQDLHFRVEGPVVAHLMETFAEDWAFTTGERLTGAPWFGEISAAGDIPARGIASGPDEDNEKLMWTMASAIGRAENRVRIVTPYFVPDDRLGSQLALAALRGVHVELVLPGHSNHVYMDWAMNALLAPLLRAGCVVRRTAAPFDHSKLMTVDGAWAMFGSANWDARSLRLNFEFNVEAYSSEFAATVDAIIDGKVKSARRVRQSELKRRPLLVRLRDSAARLASPYL; encoded by the coding sequence ATGATCGGGACTTTCCTCGACAGCAGCAGCTTCGCGCTTTTCCTGTCGCTTCTCCATATCGCGATGGCCGCGGCTGTCACGGTCCATGCCCTTCTGACCCGGCTCGCGCCTCAATCCACGATCGCCTGGATCGGGCTTGCCTGGCTGTCGCCCTATATCGGGCCGGTCCTCTATTTTCTCTTCGGCGTCAACCGCGTGCGCCGCAAGGCGATCAAGCTCTCGGGACCCGGCTCGGACATCGACGCGCCGACCTCGCGCTATGCGCTTGCGCCGGAGGACATCGAGCCTGAGGGTGGCGACGAGCATCTCGAACCGCTGGCCGAGTTCGGCCTGCGGCTCACCGGCCGCCCCCTCCTCGCCGGCAACGCGCTCCACCCGCTCGTCTGCGGCGACGAGGCCTATCCCGAGATGTGCACGGCGATCGACGCCGCTGAGCGCTCGGTCGCGATCTGCAGCTTCATCTTCCACGACGATGCCGGCGGCGGGCCGATCATCGATTCCCTCATCGCCGCCCATCGGCGCGGCGTCGCCGTGCGCGTGCTGGTCGACGGGCTCGGCTCCGGCTATCTGCGCAGCCCCGCCTTTCAGCGCCTGAAGGCAGCCGGCGTGCCCGCTGCGCGCTTCATGCACGAGATCGCGCCCTGGAAGATGTCGTTCATCAACCTGCGCACCCACAAGAAGGTGCTGGTGATCGACGGCCGGCTCGGCTTCACGGGCGGCATGAACATCGCCTCCGACAATCTCTTCCGCGTCATGGACATTCCGCCGAAGCGGGCGGTGCAGGACCTGCACTTCCGCGTCGAGGGCCCGGTGGTCGCCCATCTGATGGAGACCTTCGCCGAGGACTGGGCCTTCACGACCGGAGAGCGCCTGACCGGCGCGCCGTGGTTCGGCGAGATCAGCGCGGCCGGCGACATCCCCGCGCGCGGCATCGCCAGCGGACCGGACGAAGACAACGAGAAGCTGATGTGGACCATGGCTTCGGCCATCGGCCGGGCCGAGAATCGGGTCCGCATCGTGACGCCCTATTTCGTGCCCGACGACCGGCTGGGATCGCAGCTCGCCCTCGCCGCGCTGCGCGGCGTCCATGTCGAACTCGTCCTGCCGGGCCATTCCAACCACGTCTACATGGACTGGGCGATGAATGCGCTGCTCGCGCCGCTGCTGCGCGCCGGCTGCGTCGTCCGCCGCACGGCCGCGCCCTTCGATCATTCCAAGCTGATGACGGTCGACGGCGCCTGGGCAATGTTCGGCAGCGCCAACTGGGACGCGCGCAGCCTCAGGCTCAATTTCGAGTTCAACGTCGAGGCCTATTCGTCGGAATTTGCCGCGACGGTGGACGCGATCATCGACGGCAAGGTCAAGTCCGCCCGCCGCGTCCGCCAGTCGGAACTGAAGCGGCGGCCGCTCCTCGTCCGCCTGCGCGATTCCGCCGCGCGCCTCGCTTCGCCCTATCTCTGA
- a CDS encoding VOC family protein yields the protein MAGLSIHHVALVVTDLERSIEFYQRVFGLDRLQRPPFSTAGVWLACGELQLHLIKYDEGCFRRRPFPDVNDWHFAFRTDDFDGMLNHLVSLGFREDVQEGDPRLVVVRRTGVAGFPQLYFIDPDNNIIEVNGAPAHQPPLWQPPTN from the coding sequence ATGGCCGGCTTGTCGATCCACCACGTGGCTCTGGTGGTCACGGATCTCGAACGCTCGATCGAGTTCTATCAGCGCGTGTTCGGCCTCGACCGGCTGCAACGTCCGCCCTTCTCGACGGCAGGCGTCTGGCTGGCCTGCGGGGAGCTGCAGCTTCACCTCATCAAATATGACGAGGGCTGCTTTCGCCGGCGCCCCTTTCCGGACGTGAACGACTGGCATTTCGCCTTCCGGACCGACGATTTCGACGGCATGCTCAACCACCTTGTCTCGCTTGGCTTCCGCGAAGACGTGCAGGAAGGCGATCCGCGTCTGGTCGTGGTGCGCCGAACGGGCGTCGCGGGCTTCCCCCAGCTCTATTTCATCGATCCCGACAACAACATCATTGAGGTCAACGGCGCGCCGGCCCATCAGCCGCCGCTCTGGCAGCCTCCGACCAACTGA
- a CDS encoding pyridoxal phosphate-dependent aminotransferase, producing MAFLADSLARIKPSATIAVTNKARELKAAGRDVIGLGAGEPDFDTPENIKEAGIRAIREGKTKYTAVDGIPELKAAIAAKFKRENNLTYAPNQITVGTGGKQVLYNALMATLNPGDEVIIPAPYWVSYPEIVALAGATPVEVVGPQESGYKIAPSALEAAITPKTKWLILNSPSNPTGAGYTRAELRAIADVLLRHPHVWIMTDDMYEHLVFDGFEFSTIAEVEPRLYDRTLTVNGVSKAYAMTGWRIGYAGGPAHLIKAIGTIQSQSTSNPSSISQWAAVEALNGPQDFIATNREVFRKRRDLVVSMLNQAKGIVCPNPEGAFYVFPSCAGTIGLTSAGGASITDDESFVTALLEEEGVAVVQGSAFGLAPHFRISYATSTEALEEACTRIQRFCGNLR from the coding sequence ATGGCCTTCCTCGCCGACAGCCTCGCCCGCATCAAGCCGTCCGCGACCATCGCGGTCACCAACAAGGCGCGCGAGCTGAAAGCGGCCGGCCGCGACGTGATCGGCCTCGGCGCCGGCGAGCCTGATTTCGACACGCCCGAGAACATCAAGGAAGCCGGCATCCGGGCGATCCGCGAGGGCAAGACGAAGTACACCGCCGTCGACGGCATCCCCGAGCTCAAGGCCGCCATCGCCGCCAAGTTCAAGCGCGAGAACAACCTCACCTACGCGCCCAATCAGATCACGGTCGGCACCGGCGGCAAGCAGGTGCTCTACAACGCGCTGATGGCGACGCTGAATCCCGGCGACGAGGTGATCATTCCTGCGCCCTACTGGGTGTCCTATCCCGAGATCGTCGCGCTCGCCGGCGCGACGCCGGTCGAGGTCGTGGGTCCGCAGGAGAGCGGCTACAAGATCGCCCCGTCGGCGCTCGAAGCCGCGATCACGCCGAAGACGAAGTGGCTGATCCTCAACTCGCCGTCGAACCCGACCGGCGCCGGCTACACGCGCGCCGAGTTGCGGGCGATCGCCGACGTGCTGCTCCGTCATCCGCATGTGTGGATCATGACGGACGACATGTACGAACATCTCGTCTTCGACGGCTTCGAATTCTCGACCATCGCCGAAGTCGAGCCGCGGCTCTATGACCGGACGCTGACCGTGAACGGCGTCTCGAAGGCCTATGCCATGACCGGCTGGCGCATCGGCTATGCCGGCGGCCCCGCCCATCTCATCAAGGCGATCGGCACCATCCAGTCGCAGTCGACCTCCAATCCGTCGTCGATCTCGCAATGGGCGGCAGTCGAGGCGCTGAACGGGCCGCAGGATTTCATCGCCACCAATCGCGAGGTGTTCCGCAAGCGGCGCGACCTCGTCGTCTCGATGCTGAACCAGGCGAAGGGCATCGTCTGCCCGAACCCGGAAGGCGCCTTCTACGTGTTCCCGTCCTGCGCCGGCACCATCGGCCTGACCTCGGCCGGCGGCGCCAGCATCACCGACGACGAGAGCTTCGTCACGGCCCTTCTCGAAGAGGAAGGCGTCGCGGTGGTCCAGGGTTCGGCCTTCGGCCTCGCCCCGCATTTCCGCATCTCCTATGCGACCTCGACCGAGGCGCTCGAAGAAGCCTGCACCCGCATCCAGCGCTTCTGCGGCAATCTTCGCTGA
- the msrP gene encoding protein-methionine-sulfoxide reductase catalytic subunit MsrP: protein MLIRRRRGWEIAEREATPESVFLNRRAILAAGGFGLAALALPRAPRAEDADPGASLFPAKRNPRYTIERDVTPEDINLHYNNFYEYGTDKDLAAAAEALKTRPWTIAIDGLVEAPKTVAIDDLFKAMTFEERLYRHRCVEAWSMTVPWTGFPLAALVAYAKPLSGAKYVRFETFMDPAMAPGQNEPFYPWPYVEGLTMAEATNELAFMVTGAYGKPLPNQMGAPIRLHTPWKYGFKSIKSIVKVSFVEEQPLNFWQQLQSSEYGFWANVNPEVPHPRWSQATETVLGTNQRIPTQLFNGYGAFVADLYKDLQGQPLYM, encoded by the coding sequence ATGCTGATCAGGCGGCGTCGGGGCTGGGAAATCGCCGAGCGGGAAGCGACGCCGGAGTCTGTCTTCCTGAACAGGCGCGCGATCCTCGCAGCCGGCGGCTTCGGCCTCGCCGCGCTGGCGCTCCCGCGCGCGCCCCGGGCTGAGGACGCCGATCCGGGCGCGTCGCTTTTTCCGGCCAAGCGCAATCCGCGCTACACCATCGAGCGCGATGTCACGCCGGAGGACATCAACCTCCACTACAACAACTTCTACGAATACGGCACCGACAAGGACCTCGCGGCGGCGGCGGAAGCGCTGAAGACACGGCCCTGGACGATTGCGATCGACGGCCTTGTCGAAGCACCCAAGACCGTCGCCATCGACGATCTCTTCAAGGCGATGACGTTCGAGGAACGGCTCTACCGCCACCGCTGCGTCGAGGCCTGGTCGATGACCGTGCCCTGGACCGGCTTTCCGCTCGCGGCGCTCGTCGCCTATGCGAAGCCGCTGTCGGGCGCCAAATATGTGCGCTTCGAGACCTTCATGGATCCGGCCATGGCGCCCGGCCAGAACGAGCCGTTCTATCCGTGGCCTTACGTCGAGGGGCTGACCATGGCGGAGGCGACCAACGAGCTCGCCTTCATGGTGACCGGGGCCTATGGCAAGCCGCTGCCCAATCAGATGGGTGCGCCGATCCGCCTGCATACTCCGTGGAAGTACGGTTTCAAGAGCATCAAGTCGATCGTGAAGGTGTCATTCGTCGAGGAGCAGCCGCTCAATTTCTGGCAGCAGTTGCAGTCCTCGGAATACGGCTTCTGGGCGAATGTGAACCCCGAGGTGCCGCATCCGCGCTGGAGCCAGGCGACCGAAACCGTGCTCGGCACCAACCAGCGCATCCCGACGCAGCTCTTCAACGGCTACGGCGCGTTCGTCGCCGACCTCTACAAGGACCTGCAGGGGCAGCCGCTCTATATGTGA
- a CDS encoding LysR family transcriptional regulator: MDWDKLRIFHAAAQAGSFTHAGEQLGMSQSAVSRQVSALEQDLGVPLFHRHARGLILSEQGELLFRASQDVMMKLEGVRIRLTDSREKPTGTLRITTTVALGSTWLTERLNEFVDLHPQVNLHLILDDQELDLTMRQADVAIRLRQPVQPDLIQRRLFTTHYHVYASPDYVARFGKPETLEDLDHHRIVTFGVPVPPNIRDVNWLEIAGRSTDNPREPIVRINNIYAIKAAVERGTGIAILPDYMIEEGSPLVKLMPEAQVPSFPTYFCYPAELKNSARVTAFRDFMLAKAQNWQF; this comes from the coding sequence ATGGACTGGGACAAGCTCAGGATCTTTCACGCGGCGGCGCAAGCCGGGTCGTTCACCCATGCCGGCGAGCAGCTCGGCATGAGCCAGTCGGCGGTCTCGCGGCAGGTGAGCGCGCTCGAGCAGGATCTCGGCGTGCCACTCTTCCACCGCCATGCCCGCGGACTGATCCTTTCCGAGCAGGGCGAGCTTCTCTTCCGCGCCTCGCAGGACGTGATGATGAAGCTCGAGGGCGTGAGGATCCGCCTGACGGATTCACGCGAGAAGCCAACAGGCACGCTCCGCATCACCACGACGGTCGCGCTCGGCTCGACCTGGCTCACCGAGCGGCTCAACGAATTCGTCGACCTGCATCCGCAGGTGAACCTGCACCTGATCCTCGACGATCAGGAGCTGGACCTCACCATGCGGCAGGCCGACGTCGCAATCCGCCTCCGACAGCCGGTGCAGCCGGATCTCATCCAGCGCCGCCTGTTCACGACGCATTATCACGTCTACGCCTCGCCCGATTACGTGGCCCGCTTCGGCAAGCCGGAAACGCTGGAAGATCTCGACCATCACCGGATCGTCACCTTCGGCGTGCCGGTTCCGCCCAACATCCGCGACGTGAACTGGCTGGAGATCGCCGGCCGCTCGACCGACAATCCCCGCGAGCCGATCGTCCGCATCAACAACATCTACGCCATCAAGGCGGCGGTGGAGCGGGGCACGGGTATCGCCATCCTTCCCGACTACATGATCGAGGAAGGTTCGCCGCTGGTGAAGCTGATGCCGGAAGCGCAGGTGCCGAGCTTCCCGACCTATTTCTGCTATCCGGCCGAACTCAAGAATTCGGCCCGCGTCACCGCTTTCCGCGACTTCATGCTCGCCAAGGCGCAGAACTGGCAATTCTGA
- the trxB gene encoding thioredoxin-disulfide reductase: MQHAKLIIVGSGPAGYTAAIYAARAMLEPVLISGVQPGGQLTITTDVENYPGFADVIQGPWLMEQMRLQAEHVGTRMVTDHIIEADLSQRPFVLKGDSGEVYTADTLILATGAQARWLGLESEQRFKGFGVSACATCDGFFYRGKDIYVVGGGNTAVEEALYLSHIAKSVTIVHRRDHFRAERIMQNRLLARDNVKVVWNSVIEEVTGKGGFPPSVTGLKLRNVETGAVTDVETDGVFIAIGHAPATEIVAGQVRLKPSGYIWTAPDSTATSVPGVFAAGDVTDEVFRQAVTAAGQGCMAALEAERWLAANPVADMTAVAAE; encoded by the coding sequence ATGCAACACGCCAAGCTCATCATCGTCGGTTCCGGCCCCGCAGGATACACCGCCGCGATCTACGCCGCGCGCGCGATGCTGGAACCCGTGCTCATTTCCGGCGTCCAGCCGGGTGGCCAGCTGACCATCACCACCGATGTCGAGAATTATCCCGGCTTCGCCGACGTCATCCAGGGCCCGTGGCTCATGGAGCAGATGCGACTGCAGGCCGAGCATGTCGGCACGCGGATGGTCACCGACCACATCATCGAGGCCGATCTCTCGCAGCGTCCCTTCGTCCTCAAGGGCGATTCCGGCGAGGTCTACACGGCCGACACGCTGATCCTCGCCACGGGCGCGCAGGCGCGGTGGCTGGGGCTCGAGAGCGAGCAGCGCTTCAAGGGCTTCGGCGTCTCGGCCTGCGCCACCTGCGACGGCTTCTTCTATCGCGGCAAGGACATCTATGTCGTCGGCGGCGGCAACACCGCCGTCGAGGAGGCGCTCTATCTCTCGCATATCGCGAAGTCGGTGACGATCGTGCACCGCCGCGATCATTTCCGAGCCGAGCGGATCATGCAGAACCGCCTCCTGGCGCGCGACAACGTCAAGGTCGTCTGGAACAGCGTGATCGAGGAAGTGACCGGCAAGGGCGGCTTCCCGCCTTCGGTCACCGGCCTCAAGCTGCGCAATGTCGAGACCGGCGCCGTGACCGACGTCGAGACGGACGGTGTCTTCATTGCCATCGGCCATGCGCCGGCCACCGAGATCGTTGCCGGGCAGGTCAGGCTGAAGCCGTCGGGCTATATCTGGACGGCGCCGGATTCGACGGCGACCAGCGTCCCCGGCGTCTTCGCGGCCGGCGACGTGACGGACGAGGTCTTCCGCCAGGCCGTGACGGCCGCGGGACAGGGATGCATGGCGGCGCTGGAGGCCGAGCGCTGGCTGGCGGCCAATCCGGTCGCGGACATGACGGCCGTCGCGGCCGAATAG
- a CDS encoding Lrp/AsnC family transcriptional regulator produces MKATLDAIDWKILKELQDDGRITNVELARRVGISAPPCLRRMRALEEAGIITGYRALVDEKALGFDVTVFAMVGLSSQAEADLSGFAARVREWAIVRECYMLSGEADFILKCVAPSLRAFQGFIEELTAAPNVASVKTSLTIRRVKDAPLVAIV; encoded by the coding sequence GTGAAGGCCACGCTCGACGCGATCGACTGGAAGATCCTGAAGGAGCTTCAGGACGACGGACGCATCACCAATGTCGAACTGGCCCGGCGGGTCGGCATCTCCGCGCCGCCGTGCCTGCGCCGCATGCGCGCGCTGGAAGAGGCCGGGATCATCACGGGCTATCGGGCGCTGGTCGACGAGAAGGCGCTCGGCTTCGACGTGACGGTGTTCGCGATGGTCGGACTGTCCAGCCAGGCCGAGGCCGATCTCTCCGGCTTTGCGGCGCGCGTGCGCGAGTGGGCGATTGTCCGAGAGTGCTACATGCTGTCGGGCGAGGCCGACTTCATCCTTAAATGCGTGGCGCCAAGCCTCCGCGCCTTCCAGGGCTTCATCGAGGAACTGACCGCCGCGCCGAATGTCGCCAGCGTCAAGACCTCGCTGACCATCCGCCGCGTCAAGGACGCGCCGCTGGTTGCGATCGTCTGA